A DNA window from Cydia pomonella isolate Wapato2018A chromosome 18, ilCydPomo1, whole genome shotgun sequence contains the following coding sequences:
- the LOC133527884 gene encoding uncharacterized protein LOC133527884 — MRWFQSPLEILLIWYNATKSELVVFKARKYNSEAVPEIKLCGVPLKVVDRVKYLGHMLTSNLSDDPDMERERRAMAVRGNMIARRFARCSTGVKLTLFKAYCQTFYTCSLWVRFTQRAYNSIRVQYNNILRMLLRLPRHNSASRMFAEARIDDFFAIRRKRVGSLLNRVRGSSNGLLRELAERLDSPLTRYWVEVAIGRAK, encoded by the coding sequence GTATAACGCTACCAAAAGCGAGCTGGTAGTGTTCAAGGCCCGTAAATACAACTCGGAAGCTGTCCCTGAGATCAAGCTGTGTGGTGTACCTCTAAAGGTAGTAGATAGGGTCAAATATCTTGGTCATATGCTCACCAGTAACCTGAGCGATGACCCGGATATGGAGAGGGAGAGGAGAGCGATGGCTGTACGGGGCAACATGATCGCCCGCAGATTCGCACGTTGTAGTACCGGAGTCAAATTGACGCTTTTCAAGGCCTACTGTCAGACGTTCTACACGTGTAGTCTGTGGGTGAGATTTACACAGAGAGCCTACAACTCAATTCGCGTGCAATATAACAACATCCTCAGAATGTTGTTGCGGCTGCCGAGACATAACAGTGCATCCAGAATGTTTGCTGAGGCGCGTATCGATGACTTTTTCGCCATCAGGAGAAAAAGAGTTGGATCACTGCTGAATCGTGTGCGGGGCAGCAGCAACGGCCTTCTGAGGGAGTTGGCAGAGCGCCTCGACtctcctctcactcgctactggGTGGAAGTGGCGATTGGCAGGGCCAAGTAG